A stretch of DNA from Leuconostoc lactis:
TATTCATTATTAGATTTAGCAAAAGTTGATAAATTAAAAATTTACGGATTAACAGTTGGATATCGGGATTCAATAAACCTCGCTTTTGATAATCAGATTGACAAATTGGTTGCTGAAGTAGATGATGAACTTGATTTTGATGATCTCAGGGATAATGAAAGTGAAAAAGATGAAAATATAGAATTATATCCCGTGATTGACGTAATTTTAGCTGGTGTTGAATCATGAAGATAGAAGTATTTTTTGAACCTGAAATTTTTTTCACACGACGAGTAGACAAGATTGATGGAACTTTTCGTTTTGATGACTTTTTAAAATTGTTGGATGAAGTTAACTCTTCTAAAAGTGATGATGACTCTGACCAAAATCAGCGTAAATTTATAGTTACTAAAGATAGTTCAGTATTTCAGAATAATCATATATGTGTTATTAGGCTTTCAGATTTTGTAGGTTACAAATCGTTTGTATTCGAAAGAATGGATTTGTATTTAGACATTTTTGAGCGAATGGGTGTCGAAAAATTATTAATTAATAATCCAACTCGAATATTGATGTCCAATTTGGAGAATCAATCGGGTCTATTAGTTCATAACATAAACTCGTTTAAAAAAATTAATATAAATAAAATTAATTCTTTGAGTGAGAAATTGGATCAGCAGATTATTGGGCAAGAAAAGGCGAAATTAGCTATTTATCGAAAGTTGATTATTCAACATATTCGAACTGGTAATAAGCCGTTAGTTTTAATGTTTTATGGTAACCCTGGTATTGGAAAAACAGAAGTTGCAAAATTAATGGCGTCCACACTCTTCAAAACAAAGACAATTCTTCGTGAGCAAATGTCAATGACTGCTGGTAATGCTAGTATTGAATACTTTAAGGCTACTGGTCATACAGAAAATTCGTTTTCAAAAGAATTGTTAAACAGAAAATCGAATATTTTACTCTTGGATGAATTTGCATTAGCACCAGAATATATACAAACTGCTTTTTTTCAACTTTTTGACGAAGGGAAATATATTGACCAGAATTTTTCTGTAGATATGCGGAACTCAATTATTATTTGTACGTCCAATTTTACTTCAAAAAAACAAATGAAAAAATCGATAAGTCCTGCACTATATTCTCGTTTTGATGCAGTAATTCCATTTGTTGATTTTACTTTAGAGGAAAAATTAGAAGTGTCCGACAAAATAATTGAAAATTATGTTAAATCGGGAAAAATGAAGTCACAATATATTGAACTTATTGATATTTATAAAGTTAAAGACCGGGTACATCAAATGGTTAAGACCTTGTCAAATTTTCGATCTATTCGTAATTTGGTAGAGGACATAATTGCTGATGAACTTATTAAAATTTCAGAGTTTAAAAAATGATGTGGCGATAATAACAAATATAAACATAATAACTACTGGTGCACTTAACGGTTGTGATGGTTGGATGTCGCGTGTTTTCCGTTT
This window harbors:
- a CDS encoding AAA family ATPase translates to MKIEVFFEPEIFFTRRVDKIDGTFRFDDFLKLLDEVNSSKSDDDSDQNQRKFIVTKDSSVFQNNHICVIRLSDFVGYKSFVFERMDLYLDIFERMGVEKLLINNPTRILMSNLENQSGLLVHNINSFKKININKINSLSEKLDQQIIGQEKAKLAIYRKLIIQHIRTGNKPLVLMFYGNPGIGKTEVAKLMASTLFKTKTILREQMSMTAGNASIEYFKATGHTENSFSKELLNRKSNILLLDEFALAPEYIQTAFFQLFDEGKYIDQNFSVDMRNSIIICTSNFTSKKQMKKSISPALYSRFDAVIPFVDFTLEEKLEVSDKIIENYVKSGKMKSQYIELIDIYKVKDRVHQMVKTLSNFRSIRNLVEDIIADELIKISEFKK